TTGTGGCCCAGAGTGCGGGCATGGATTATGTGGGGCCCTTTGCCTTTCTTTTTGCCAGAAGTGTCCTGGGCGGGTTGGTGCTTATCCCCTGCATCTTTCTGATGGACCACCTGACGCCGGAGGCGGAGCGGGAGAGAAAAGCGGCAGATGCCGAAACGACCGCTGCTGATCGGCGGCGTGTGCTGTGGCTGCGTGCTGTTTCTGGCCAGCAGCCTGCAGCAGTACGGCATACAGTATACAACGGTGGGAAAAGCCGGATTTATCACGGCGCTGTATATCATCATCGTGCCCTTTCTGCGGGTTTTTACGGGGCAGCGCATCCGGCGGAAGCTGTGGATCAGCGTGGCACTGGCCGTGGTGGGCATGTATTTTCTGTGCATCACCGAAGGTTTCTCCATCAGTGCCGGGGATTTTCTGGAGCTGCTGTGTGCAGTGGCCTTTGCCTGCCACATTCTCGTCATTGACCATTTTTCGCCCCAGGTGGACGGTGTGCGGATGTCCTGTATTCAGTTTTTTGTGTGCGCGGCGCTGGCGGGGGTGAGCATGCTGCTGGTGGAGCCGGTGTCTTTTTCGGCGATGACCCGGGCGTGGCTGCCCATCGTCTATGCGGGCGTGCTATCCAGCGGTGCAGGGTATACGCTGCAGATCCTGGCCCAGAAGGACACCGACCCGGTGGTGGCGTCTCTTCTGATGAGTATGGAATCGGTGTTTGCCATGCTGGCGGGCTGGGTGC
Above is a window of Oscillospiraceae bacterium NTUH-002-81 DNA encoding:
- a CDS encoding DMT family transporter, producing the protein MPKRPLLIGGVCCGCVLFLASSLQQYGIQYTTVGKAGFITALYIIIVPFLRVFTGQRIRRKLWISVALAVVGMYFLCITEGFSISAGDFLELLCAVAFACHILVIDHFSPQVDGVRMSCIQFFVCAALAGVSMLLVEPVSFSAMTRAWLPIVYAGVLSSGAGYTLQILAQKDTDPVVASLLMSMESVFAMLAGWVLLGQALSPREMLGCGLVFAGIILAQL